The stretch of DNA CCGTTTGCCAGCGCGCGTACCTGCCCTTCGTAGACGCTCACCACTTCATCGAAGCTAACTTCGCGATAGCCGGGGTCCGCCACGTCGGGGGACAGGGACAAGGTCTTGTTGGTCGGTCCCACCGCGCCCGCGACGAAGCGGGGGGCCTCGTCGGTCGAGAAGCGGTCGGCGACCCGCCGAACGATGGCGGCGCCTGCGATATTGATGTCGTCGACGAGATGCGCGGCGTCATAGTCGGCCTGGCTGATCGCGTTGGCGTTGAAGCTGTTGGTGGCCAGCACGTGCGCCCCGGCCTGCGCATAGGCGATGCAGATCGCCTCGATCGCGTCGGGCTGTGTAAGGTTGAGGAGGTCGTTGTTGCCGCGCTGCTCCCGCTCGAGCGCGACGTTGCCGCGAAACTGCGCCTCGCCCAGCCCCAGCTTCTGGATCGCGGTGCCGTAGGCCCCGTCCTTGACCAGCACCCGACGGGCGGCAAGCGCGCGCAATTGTTCGGCCTTCGTCATTTGGGGCTCACTCCCAGCAGGCGGCAGATGGCGAAGCTCAACTCCGCTCGGTTCAAGGTGTAGAAATGGAAGTGACGGACGCCGCCGGCATAAAGCTGTCCGCACAGTTCGGCCGCGATCGTCGCCGCGACCAGTTCGCGCTCGCGCGGGGTGTCGTCCAGTCCGACGAACCGTCTGGCCATCCAGTCGGGAATGTTCGCGCCGCACATCCCGGCGAATTTCTGGGTCTGTGCGACGTTGGAAACGGGCAGGATGCCGGGGACCAGTTCGATCTCGCGGCCGCGCGCGGCGAGCGCATCGCGCAGCCGGAAGAAGGGTTCGGGATCGAAGAAGAACTGGCTGATCGCGCGGCTCGCCCCCGCGTCGATCTTGCGCAGCAGATGATCGAGGTCGGCATCGAAGCTCAGCGCCTCGGGATGGCATTCGGGGTAGGCGGCGACCGACACGTCGAAGTCCGCCACCTTCTTCAGGCCTTCGACCAGCTCGACCGCGTTCGCGTAGCCGTCCGGATGGGGGGCGAACGTCGCGCCCTCGGACGGCGGGTCACCGCGCAGGGCGACGATGTGCCGCACGCCCGCTTCCCAATAGTCGCGCGCGACGGCATCGACCTCCTCCCGCGTGGCCGCGACGCAGGTGAGGTGCGCCGCGGGCGTCAGGTCGGTTTCATCGACGATCCGCTTGACCGTTTCGTGCGTCCGTTCGCGGGTCGATCCCCCCGCACCGTACGTCACCGACACGAAACGCGGCGCCAGCGGGGCCAGACGCTCGACCGATTCCCACAAGCGGTCCTGCATCTTGTCGGTCTTGGGCGGGAAGAATTCGAAGCTGACGTCGATGTCGCCCGACGGGCGCTCGAACAGGGGTTTGGGGGCATCGGCAGTCGTATCGGTCATGCGGCTTTCTCCCGGGCCGCGCGCGGCCGGTCGGCCGCCCACAGCATGACGTTCAATTCTCCCTCGATCCGCACGGGCCGCGCGGGTTTGAGACCCGCCAGCTTGACCATGCCGCGGATGCTGTCGGTCGCGAAACCCAGCCGCTGATGGCCATGATCGCGGCGGAGTTCCTCGCGGTCGTGCGCCTCGAAATCGACCAGCAGCAGGCGCCCGCCGGGTGCAAGGATGCGGGCCGCTTCGTCGATCGCGGCGCGGGGCTGGTGCGCGAAGTGCAGGACCTGATGCACGATCACCGTGTCGGCGCTTTCATCGGCGAGCGGCAGCGCGAACATGTCACCTTGACGAAGACTCGTCTCGGTCTCGGCTACGTCGAGCCGCACGCGCGCCAGCCGCAGCATGTCGGGCGAACGGTCGATGCCGATCGCCTGGCTCGCGCCGGGGGCGAACAGTTCGAGCATCCGCCCCGTCCCGGTGCCGATGTCGACAAGCCGGCCCAGCGGTCGGCCCTTGAGAAGATCGGCCATCGCCGCCTCGATCTCCTCCTCGTCGGCATGCAGGCCGCGAAGGAGGTCCCATTGTTCGGCACGCTGCGCGAACCAGCGGCTGGCGGTTTCCGCGCGTTCGATCCGAATCGCTTCCAGACGTTTCGCGTCGGCCTCGACCGATCGGGCCAGGGCCCCCGCGAGCCCGCCTTCGACCAGTTCGTACAGCGGATCGTCGATCGCGATCCGCGGCTCGACGAACGTCCAAGCCCCCTCCTTGCGCCGCTTGACCAGCGCGGCCTCGTCGAGAATCTTTAGGTGGCGCGACACGCGCGGCTGGCTCTGGCCGAGCGCCAGCGCGATCTCGCCCACCGTCAATTCCATTTCGCGCACGAGCAGCAGGATGCGCAGGCGGCTTTCCTCGCCCAGCGCCTGGAAGGTGTTGAGGATGTCCATGCCGACATTCATGGGTTAAAGACATAAAGAATTCTTTATGTCTGCCAAGGCTTTTTCCATGGAAGGCGAGATTACTGCCGAAACATCAATCTATTGCATGGGTGTTCGCGACCTTGTAAAAATAGTGTCAGACCCGCCCTTATCGGCGGGTCTTTGCCTTGTGGTCGCGTTGAGCGGGCACGCTAACAAGGAATGGATTACATCATGAAGAAGATTGCTCTGACCGCCATGGTCCTCGGCCTCGGCCTCGCCGCTTGTGAAGCGCAGACCGACGAAGCCGTCGAAGCGGATATGGAAAATGCCGGTGAAGCCATGGAAGCGGACGCTGAAGCCGCTGGCGAAGCCGTCGAAGGCGCCACCGACAACGCCATGGAAGACATGGATGCGGCCGCTGACGAAGCCGAAATGGAAATGGAAGAAGCCGGCAACGAAATGGAAGCCGAAGTCGACAGCGAAATGTAAGCTGGCGAAAGCCTTCTTTCATCATCCGATGAAAAGAGAGAGGGTCGTCCACTGCGGTGGGCGGCCCTTTCTTTTTGCGACTGTCGGATTTTGCGCTAGGGTGAAGCCATGGTTCGCCTCGTCGCCCTGACGCTGATCGTCGCATCGCTCGCCGCCTGTGGACAGAAGCCGCCCGAGCGGCCCGACCGTCGCGCGAACGAACGTCTGGACAGCATCGAGGCGCGTCTCGATGCCGCCGAAATCGCCGATCCCACGCCGCCGACCGACCCTGCCGTCACCGAATGAGCGCGTCCGGGACGGGCGAAACGAAAAAGGCCGGGGCGTGAACCCCGGCCTTTTCCTTTTGCCATCGGTGATGGGGAGCGGGACTAGAAGTCCATGCCGCCCATGCCACCCATGCCGCCCGGCATGCCGCCGCCGCCGCCGGAATTCTTGTCATCCGGCAGTTCGGCCACGGTGGCTTCCGTGGTGATCAGCAGGCCGGCGACCGAAGCGGCGTCCTGCAACGCGGTGCGCACGACCTTGGTGGGATCGACGACGCCCGCACTCACGAGGTTTTCGTAGGTGTCGTTGGCGGCGTTGAAGCCCATCGAGGGGTCGTTGCCGTCGGTCAGCTTGCCCGCGACGACGGCGCCGTCGAAGCCCGCATTCTGCGCGATCTGGCGAACCGGCGCCTCCAGCGCGCGGCGAACGATGTCGATGCCGCGGGTCTGGTCGTCGTTCTCGCCGGTCATGCCGTCGAGCGCCGACTTGGCGTAGAGCAGCGCGGTACCGCCGCCCGGAACGATGCCTTCCTCGACCGCAGCGCGCGTGGCGTGCAGCGCATCGTCGACGCGGTCCTTGCGTTCCTTGACCTCGACTTCGGTGGCGCCGCCGACCTTGATGACGGCAACGCCGCCCGCAAGTTTGGCGAGGCGCTCCTGGAGCTTCTCGCGGTCATAGTCGCTGGTCGTGTTCTCGATCTGCTGGCGGATGGCGCCGGTACGCGCGTCGATCGCGTCCTTCTCGCCCGCGCCGTCGACGAGGACGGTGTTGTCCTTGTCGATCTTCACGCGCTTGGCGGTGCCGAGCATGTTGAGCGTGACGTTCTCCAGCTTGATGCCGAGATCCTCACTGATCATCTCGCCACCCGTCAGGATCGCGATGTCCTCGAGCATCGCCTTGCGACGATCGCCGAAGCCCGGTGCCTTGACCGCCGCGACCTTGAGGCCGCCACGCAGCTTGTTCACGACGAGGGTCGCGAGGGCTTCGCCTTCGATGTCTTCCGCGATGATGAGCAGCGGACGACCCGACTGGACGGCGCTCTCGAGGATCGGGAGCATCGCCTGAAGGTTCGACAGCTTCTTCTCGTGGATCAGGATGTACGGATCGTTGAGTTCGACCGTCATCTTTTCCGGATCGGTGATGAAGTAAGGCGACAGGTAGCCGCGGTCGAACTGCATGCCTTCGACGACGTCGAGTTCGAATTCGAGACCCTTGGCCTCTTCGACCGTGATGACGCCTTCCTTGCCGACCTTGTCCATCGCTTCGGCGATCTTCTCGCCGACTTCGCGGTCGCCGTTGGCCGAGATGATGCCGACCTGGGCGATTTCCTCGTTGCCGCTGACGGGCTTGGAGCGATCCTTGAGATCCGCGACGACCTTCGTGACGGCAAGATCGATGCCGCGCTTCAGGTCCATCGGGTTCATGCCGGCGGACACCGACTTCATGCCTTCCTTGACGATCGACTGGGCGAGCACGGTCGCGGTCGTCGTACCGTCACCGGCGATGTCGTTGGTCTTCGAGGCGACTTCACGCAGCATCTGCGCGCCCATGTTCTCGAACTTGTCCTTGAGCTCGATTTCCTTGGCGACGCTGACGCCGTCCTTGGTGATGCGCGGTGCGCCGAAGCTCTTCTCGATGACGACGTTGCGGCCCTTGGGGCCGAGCGTCACTTTGACGGCGTCGGCGAGAATGTCGACACCCTTCATGATGCGTTCGCGGGCGTCCCGCGAGAATTTGACGTCCTTGGCAGCCATGTGATTGCCTTTCTGTAAGGTTCTGAATTCGCGAGGAAGCGGGCCTTAGGAGACGATCCCGAGGATGTCGCTTTCCTTCATGATGATAAGGTCTTCGCCGTCGATCTTGACCTCGGTGCCCGACCATTTGCCGAACAGGATCTTGTCGCCGGCGCTCACGTCGAGCGGGGTGATCTTGCCGTCTTCGGAACGGGTGCCCGAGCCCACGGCGACGACTTCGCCTTCCTGCGGCTTTTCCTTGGCACTGTCGGGGATGATGATTCCCCCGGCGGTCTTTTCGTCGGCCTCGACACGGCGGACGAGAACACGGTCGTGAAGCGGTTTGAAAGCCATTTGCGGCCCCTCTTCTGTTAATGATGATCTTAGCTGGCACTCCCCAGTCGAGAGTGCCAGCCGTGGCACGCATTTGGGTGCCGCCCCCGAGCCTGTCAACAGGTCCGCCGGCCAAAAAATTCGTCGCAGCTTTGCCAGGCAACCACCCTGCGGGGCGGATTAGCGCCATAGCTGCCAAAGATCCGCGGAAAACTAATATACTTAAATGAACTTCGGAATTCTGCCGCTTATTGGGAGGGTTCAACGCGACAAAAAAGAACGGACATCCCAAATGGCTGAAATTCCTGTAGAAAAACGATCCTCCGGGATCCCCTGGTGGATCGGGGTGCTGGCGCTGCTGGTGGTCCTTGGACTCGCCTGGTGGCTGCTCGCCGCCAACGACGATGACGATGCCGCGGTCGACGCCGACGCCAATGCCGCGGAATATTCCGCCGATACGTCGACCGATACGATG from Sphingomicrobium sp. XHP0239 encodes:
- the groL gene encoding chaperonin GroEL (60 kDa chaperone family; promotes refolding of misfolded polypeptides especially under stressful conditions; forms two stacked rings of heptamers to form a barrel-shaped 14mer; ends can be capped by GroES; misfolded proteins enter the barrel where they are refolded when GroES binds); protein product: MAAKDVKFSRDARERIMKGVDILADAVKVTLGPKGRNVVIEKSFGAPRITKDGVSVAKEIELKDKFENMGAQMLREVASKTNDIAGDGTTTATVLAQSIVKEGMKSVSAGMNPMDLKRGIDLAVTKVVADLKDRSKPVSGNEEIAQVGIISANGDREVGEKIAEAMDKVGKEGVITVEEAKGLEFELDVVEGMQFDRGYLSPYFITDPEKMTVELNDPYILIHEKKLSNLQAMLPILESAVQSGRPLLIIAEDIEGEALATLVVNKLRGGLKVAAVKAPGFGDRRKAMLEDIAILTGGEMISEDLGIKLENVTLNMLGTAKRVKIDKDNTVLVDGAGEKDAIDARTGAIRQQIENTTSDYDREKLQERLAKLAGGVAVIKVGGATEVEVKERKDRVDDALHATRAAVEEGIVPGGGTALLYAKSALDGMTGENDDQTRGIDIVRRALEAPVRQIAQNAGFDGAVVAGKLTDGNDPSMGFNAANDTYENLVSAGVVDPTKVVRTALQDAASVAGLLITTEATVAELPDDKNSGGGGGMPGGMGGMGGMDF
- a CDS encoding ArsR/SmtB family transcription factor, whose product is MDILNTFQALGEESRLRILLLVREMELTVGEIALALGQSQPRVSRHLKILDEAALVKRRKEGAWTFVEPRIAIDDPLYELVEGGLAGALARSVEADAKRLEAIRIERAETASRWFAQRAEQWDLLRGLHADEEEIEAAMADLLKGRPLGRLVDIGTGTGRMLELFAPGASQAIGIDRSPDMLRLARVRLDVAETETSLRQGDMFALPLADESADTVIVHQVLHFAHQPRAAIDEAARILAPGGRLLLVDFEAHDREELRRDHGHQRLGFATDSIRGMVKLAGLKPARPVRIEGELNVMLWAADRPRAAREKAA
- a CDS encoding lipoprotein; the protein is MVRLVALTLIVASLAACGQKPPERPDRRANERLDSIEARLDAAEIADPTPPTDPAVTE
- the metF gene encoding methylenetetrahydrofolate reductase [NAD(P)H], whose product is MTDTTADAPKPLFERPSGDIDVSFEFFPPKTDKMQDRLWESVERLAPLAPRFVSVTYGAGGSTRERTHETVKRIVDETDLTPAAHLTCVAATREEVDAVARDYWEAGVRHIVALRGDPPSEGATFAPHPDGYANAVELVEGLKKVADFDVSVAAYPECHPEALSFDADLDHLLRKIDAGASRAISQFFFDPEPFFRLRDALAARGREIELVPGILPVSNVAQTQKFAGMCGANIPDWMARRFVGLDDTPRERELVAATIAAELCGQLYAGGVRHFHFYTLNRAELSFAICRLLGVSPK
- the groES gene encoding co-chaperone GroES, whose translation is MAFKPLHDRVLVRRVEADEKTAGGIIIPDSAKEKPQEGEVVAVGSGTRSEDGKITPLDVSAGDKILFGKWSGTEVKIDGEDLIIMKESDILGIVS